A window of the bacterium genome harbors these coding sequences:
- the dnaE gene encoding DNA polymerase III subunit alpha, which translates to MAEFIHLHNHSHYSLQDGACTVDGLIDAAKKFNMKSVALTDHGVLYGIIEFYKKAVKAGIKPILGMEAYVVNEGDRFERKSSQSNGTGKRRKNYSHLILLAKNKEGYKNLTKLSTLGHTEGFYYRPRIDLELLRKYRDGLVCTSACAGGVVSTHLVHNDYEKAKQVARTYKEIFGDDFYLEIQNHNMDVEKPILENMPRIAKELDIKLVATNDCHYIDKDHAVAHNILLLLGDKMGDENYTNLRYGTDQVYFKSVDEMVKLFKNHKQAIESTLEIDSKIDLKLDFNEYHFPSFPIPEESSAKNADEYFEQLAWKGLEKKKLEQTKEIEERFKYELDTIKKMGFSGYFLVVQDFINSAKEKNIPVGPGRGSVAGSLVAYALGITNINPLEFNLLFERFLNPERKSMPDIDVDFADDQRGEVIDYVRKKYGDNSVSQIVTFNRLSSKAVIRDVARVLKIPIPTVNNITKYIPSKFGKVYSIDQSLAEVPELKWVKTSEEPQIKELIKYARVLEGMNRNASKHAAGVVITPGEVSEYVPLANAVSQQEIVTQYNMKDIENVGLLKMDFLGLRTLTIIRDTIDLVKKNYDIEINIDEIPFDDQKTYQLFTKGQTTGIFQFESPPMREYLKKLQPSSLNDLAAMNALYRPGPMEFIDDFIDRKFGRKKVEYLHPILEDILKETYGVIVYQEQVIQIANKVGGISLAEADILRRAMGKKDLIAMKEQKAKFIKGAVENGINKKVAEEIFNAIDKFANYGFNKSHAVAYSYIAYQTAYLKAHYTAEFLAANLTNEFENSAKVTKFLEDCRRLKIEILPPDVNNPSVNFDVVDGKILFGLSAIKNVGKSAVEEIIKSRNKLGRNFTSIFDFCLNVDTRIVNKRSLEGLVIAGAFDSVYKNRASLFESVEVALEHSHKVQNSKLASGDNLFGGTDDIIISEPSLKNAEPWSEKEMLAKEREVVGFYVTGHPLHKYDIEYKSFANFHIGEVEENEEIENVRACGIITEVRTKIDKSNKQMAFFTIDDFTGSCECLMFSKIYAEYGKYVQKDEAVFVVGNLESSGDAVKMHVNKLLPIDAARNELTGSIKININKDRTPPEKLRELQTVMEKYPGKIPVFIQLFSNGSRKSAYALKNHRVELTNEFFSDLNKLFGEDSFLLNTK; encoded by the coding sequence ATGGCAGAATTCATTCATCTCCATAATCATAGTCATTACAGTCTTCAGGATGGTGCCTGCACCGTTGATGGTTTGATTGATGCTGCAAAAAAATTCAATATGAAATCTGTTGCACTTACAGATCACGGTGTTTTGTACGGCATAATCGAATTCTATAAAAAAGCAGTGAAAGCAGGAATAAAACCAATTCTTGGAATGGAAGCTTATGTTGTAAATGAAGGCGACAGGTTTGAAAGAAAAAGTTCGCAATCAAATGGAACAGGAAAAAGAAGAAAGAACTACAGCCACTTAATTCTTCTTGCAAAGAACAAAGAAGGATATAAAAATTTAACAAAGCTTTCCACTCTCGGACACACCGAAGGATTTTATTACCGGCCAAGAATTGATCTTGAGCTTTTGAGAAAATATCGCGATGGATTAGTCTGCACATCAGCCTGTGCCGGCGGAGTTGTATCAACTCATCTAGTTCATAACGATTATGAAAAAGCAAAGCAAGTTGCCAGAACTTACAAAGAAATTTTCGGCGATGATTTCTATCTCGAAATCCAGAATCACAATATGGATGTCGAGAAGCCGATACTTGAAAATATGCCCAGGATTGCCAAGGAACTTGATATCAAATTAGTTGCTACAAATGACTGCCATTATATTGACAAAGATCACGCAGTTGCACACAACATACTTTTACTTCTCGGCGATAAGATGGGAGATGAGAATTACACAAATCTCAGATACGGAACCGACCAGGTTTACTTCAAATCAGTAGACGAGATGGTCAAGCTTTTCAAGAATCACAAGCAGGCAATTGAGAGTACGTTGGAGATCGATTCTAAAATAGATTTGAAGCTCGACTTCAATGAATATCACTTCCCGAGTTTTCCTATTCCGGAAGAATCATCGGCAAAAAATGCAGACGAGTATTTTGAGCAGCTTGCCTGGAAAGGACTCGAGAAAAAGAAACTTGAACAAACAAAAGAAATTGAGGAGCGCTTTAAGTATGAACTGGATACCATAAAGAAGATGGGATTCTCAGGATACTTTCTCGTTGTTCAGGATTTCATCAACTCAGCAAAAGAAAAAAATATTCCAGTCGGACCTGGCAGAGGAAGTGTTGCAGGAAGCCTCGTAGCGTATGCTTTGGGAATAACTAATATCAATCCACTCGAATTCAATTTACTATTTGAAAGATTTTTGAACCCGGAAAGAAAATCAATGCCTGATATTGATGTCGATTTTGCCGATGATCAGCGAGGCGAAGTGATTGATTACGTTAGGAAAAAATATGGTGATAACAGTGTCAGTCAAATCGTAACTTTCAACAGGCTTTCATCGAAAGCAGTCATTCGAGATGTTGCGAGAGTTTTGAAGATTCCTATTCCGACAGTAAATAATATTACGAAATACATTCCATCAAAATTCGGAAAAGTATATTCGATAGATCAATCGCTTGCAGAAGTTCCAGAGTTGAAGTGGGTGAAAACTTCAGAAGAACCGCAGATAAAAGAATTAATAAAGTATGCACGTGTTTTAGAAGGAATGAACAGAAATGCATCGAAGCATGCTGCTGGTGTTGTTATCACTCCGGGTGAAGTAAGTGAATATGTTCCTCTAGCGAATGCAGTATCTCAGCAGGAAATTGTAACTCAATACAATATGAAAGACATCGAAAATGTTGGACTGTTGAAAATGGATTTTCTTGGATTGAGAACACTTACAATTATCAGAGACACAATCGATCTTGTTAAGAAAAATTATGATATCGAAATAAACATTGACGAAATTCCTTTCGATGATCAGAAAACATATCAGCTTTTCACAAAGGGACAGACTACCGGCATATTCCAGTTTGAATCGCCACCGATGCGCGAGTATCTGAAAAAACTTCAGCCATCAAGTCTAAACGATCTCGCTGCGATGAACGCACTTTATCGTCCCGGACCGATGGAATTTATTGATGATTTCATTGATAGAAAGTTCGGCAGAAAAAAGGTTGAATATCTTCATCCGATACTCGAAGATATCTTAAAAGAAACATACGGAGTGATCGTCTACCAGGAACAGGTAATTCAGATTGCAAATAAAGTCGGCGGAATAAGTCTAGCAGAAGCTGATATTCTCAGACGTGCAATGGGTAAGAAAGATCTCATTGCAATGAAAGAACAGAAAGCGAAATTCATCAAAGGTGCTGTCGAAAATGGAATCAATAAAAAAGTTGCTGAAGAAATTTTTAATGCAATAGATAAGTTTGCTAACTATGGATTTAACAAAAGTCACGCAGTTGCTTACAGCTATATTGCTTACCAGACAGCATATTTAAAAGCTCATTACACCGCAGAATTTCTTGCTGCAAACCTGACAAATGAATTTGAAAATTCTGCAAAGGTTACAAAGTTTCTTGAAGACTGTAGAAGGTTAAAAATAGAAATTCTCCCACCGGATGTAAATAATCCATCTGTAAATTTTGATGTTGTTGATGGAAAAATTCTGTTTGGTCTTTCGGCAATCAAGAATGTCGGAAAAAGTGCGGTCGAGGAGATAATCAAATCAAGAAATAAACTGGGAAGAAACTTCACCAGCATATTTGATTTCTGCTTGAACGTTGATACAAGAATTGTAAACAAAAGATCGCTTGAAGGTCTAGTTATCGCGGGTGCATTTGACTCTGTTTATAAGAACAGGGCATCACTTTTTGAATCGGTTGAAGTTGCGCTCGAACATTCTCACAAGGTACAGAACTCAAAGCTTGCGTCAGGAGACAATCTTTTCGGTGGTACAGATGATATTATAATTTCCGAACCTTCCTTAAAAAATGCTGAGCCGTGGTCAGAAAAAGAAATGCTTGCTAAAGAGAGAGAAGTTGTTGGATTTTATGTTACAGGTCATCCGCTGCATAAGTACGATATTGAATACAAATCATTTGCAAACTTTCATATCGGCGAAGTTGAAGAGAATGAAGAAATAGAAAATGTAAGAGCATGCGGAATTATTACTGAGGTAAGAACAAAGATTGACAAATCAAACAAACAGATGGCCTTCTTCACAATTGATGATTTCACAGGTTCCTGTGAATGCCTGATGTTTTCAAAAATCTACGCTGAATACGGAAAGTATGTTCAGAAGGACGAAGCTGTATTTGTAGTCGGTAATCTGGAAAGCAGCGGCGATGCAGTGAAGATGCATGTCAACAAATTATTGCCAATTGATGCCGCAAGAAATGAATTAACCGGAAGTATAAAAATTAATATAAATAAAGACAGAACTCCTCCGGAGAAGCTTCGGGAACTTCAAACTGTCATGGAAAAATATCCGGGAAAAATTCCTGTTTTCATTCAGTTATTCTCGAATGGCAGCCGCAAATCTGCATACGCTCTAAAAAATCACAGGGTTGAATTAACAAACGAATTCTTTTCAGATCTAAACAAATTGTTTGGTGAAGATTCATTTCTTTTAAACACCAAATAG
- the dut gene encoding dUTP diphosphatase — MPQEIEIKFKRLRKELDHIPLPSYATKGSAGLDIYAAIENPITLPHGAIEMVPTNISVEIPEGYEIQVRPRSGLAAKHGIGILNSPGTIDSDYRGEIKIIIINLGKEDFVIQPAERIAQLVLSKVYTAKFIETDELNDTSRGEGGFGHTGR, encoded by the coding sequence ATGCCGCAGGAAATTGAAATTAAATTTAAGCGATTAAGAAAAGAACTGGATCATATTCCATTGCCATCATACGCAACAAAAGGAAGTGCAGGACTCGATATTTACGCAGCTATTGAAAACCCAATAACTCTTCCACACGGCGCAATTGAAATGGTTCCGACAAATATCTCAGTCGAAATTCCTGAAGGATATGAAATCCAGGTGAGACCAAGAAGTGGACTCGCTGCAAAACACGGAATCGGAATTTTAAATTCTCCCGGCACAATCGATTCAGATTATCGTGGTGAGATTAAAATTATAATCATAAACCTCGGCAAAGAAGATTTTGTAATTCAACCCGCAGAGCGAATTGCGCAGCTCGTCTTGTCGAAAGTTTATACGGCAAAATTTATTGAAACGGATGAACTGAATGATACTTCTCGTGGTGAAGGTGGCTTTGGACATACGGGGCGTTGA
- a CDS encoding oligosaccharide flippase family protein, protein MFDKLKELTKDTAIYGISTMVGRFLNFILVPLYTNIFAPADYGIIQLIYAYMAILNIVFIYGLDSAFLKFASFKDIGDDKDNFSTPYISVFGTSLLFVFLIVMNVSVIGTSLRIPTDYQYLVYLSAAILFLDANVVIPFLKLRLERRAKIFSLYRIVNIMVNILLNVYLIVILKWGIEAIVISNLIASAVSLVLVLPTIIKNFRFKFHSVLFKRMLKFGLPFLPAGFAVMLVQVIDVPILEKLTDLQTVGIYKANYKLGIFMMLYVNMFQFAWQPFFLQNAKEPNAKEMFSKVLTYFTLVGSFMLVVLSLFINDIAQIKIAGFTLIGSEYWSGLHIIPIVLLAYLINGVYTVFSAGIYIEEKSIYVPFITGTGAIVNVVANFLLIPVLSLTGAAIATLASYLVMALGYYFVTQKFFQVKYELKRIGHIMFAVMITGALFYYLHSTGNLLFVHKILILIIFSLYIYFVAVNRNEINLIKNKFAESRRKKS, encoded by the coding sequence ATGTTCGATAAACTAAAAGAACTAACGAAAGACACTGCCATTTACGGCATCAGCACGATGGTTGGCAGGTTTCTTAATTTTATTCTCGTTCCTCTCTACACAAATATTTTCGCTCCTGCTGATTACGGAATCATCCAGCTTATTTATGCTTATATGGCGATTCTGAATATAGTTTTCATTTACGGGCTCGATTCGGCTTTTCTCAAGTTTGCTTCATTCAAAGATATCGGAGATGATAAAGATAATTTTTCAACGCCTTACATTTCAGTTTTCGGAACTTCGCTTCTGTTTGTTTTTTTAATAGTGATGAACGTCAGCGTAATCGGAACTTCTCTGCGAATTCCGACTGACTATCAATATCTGGTTTATTTATCTGCTGCAATTTTATTTCTTGATGCGAATGTAGTCATTCCATTCCTGAAGCTTCGGCTGGAAAGAAGAGCAAAAATATTTTCTCTGTACAGGATCGTCAATATTATGGTGAACATTTTATTGAATGTTTATCTGATAGTGATTCTCAAGTGGGGAATTGAAGCTATTGTTATAAGCAACCTGATTGCTTCTGCTGTTTCGCTAGTGTTAGTATTGCCAACCATCATCAAAAATTTTCGATTCAAGTTTCATTCAGTTCTTTTTAAAAGAATGCTGAAGTTTGGACTGCCTTTCCTTCCAGCGGGATTTGCGGTTATGCTTGTCCAGGTTATAGATGTTCCAATTCTCGAAAAACTTACTGACCTTCAAACCGTCGGTATTTACAAAGCAAACTACAAGCTCGGAATTTTTATGATGCTGTATGTAAATATGTTTCAGTTTGCGTGGCAGCCGTTCTTTCTTCAAAATGCAAAAGAACCGAATGCAAAAGAAATGTTTTCCAAAGTACTTACTTATTTTACTCTGGTCGGAAGTTTTATGCTAGTTGTTCTTTCATTGTTCATTAATGACATTGCTCAAATAAAGATAGCAGGATTCACACTTATTGGTTCAGAATACTGGTCGGGTCTGCATATTATTCCGATTGTTTTGCTTGCATACCTGATTAATGGAGTGTATACAGTTTTTTCGGCAGGAATTTATATCGAAGAAAAAAGTATTTATGTTCCTTTCATTACCGGAACAGGCGCGATTGTAAATGTAGTCGCAAACTTTTTATTGATCCCGGTTTTGAGTTTAACTGGTGCTGCAATTGCAACACTCGCAAGTTATCTGGTGATGGCATTGGGATACTATTTTGTAACGCAAAAATTTTTCCAGGTTAAATACGAGCTGAAAAGAATCGGACACATTATGTTTGCTGTAATGATAACAGGGGCTCTGTTTTATTATTTACATTCAACGGGTAATTTATTATTTGTGCATAAAATTTTAATCCTGATAATTTTCTCGCTGTATATTTATTTTGTTGCAGTAAATAGAAATGAAATTAACTTGATAAAAAATAAATTTGCAGAGAGCAGAAGAAAGAAAAGCTGA
- the nadC gene encoding carboxylating nicotinate-nucleotide diphosphorylase has translation MEDYLKKIIREALDEDIQSGDITTQAIIPELIFGTGKFLIKANGVIAGLKVTQNVFQLIDEGIVFSQFVDDGKKVNRGVIVAEVTGKASSILTAERTALNFLQRMSGVATMTNKFVEEISHTKAKILDTRKTVPGLRLLDKDAVRLGGGKNHRIGLFDMFLIKDNHIEIAGSITKAIDACRKFHKNKNSDLKIEVEAKNLDEVKEALACNADIIMLDNFTIDLTKKAVEIIGGKCLVEASGNINLENVKEVAETGVDFISVGALTHSVKALDISLEVELRK, from the coding sequence TTGGAAGATTACCTTAAAAAAATAATCCGTGAAGCACTCGATGAAGATATTCAATCCGGAGATATAACAACTCAGGCAATTATTCCTGAATTAATTTTTGGAACTGGGAAATTTCTCATCAAAGCAAACGGGGTAATAGCTGGTTTAAAGGTTACTCAAAATGTTTTTCAATTAATTGATGAAGGAATTGTTTTCAGTCAGTTTGTTGATGATGGAAAGAAAGTAAATCGGGGAGTAATTGTTGCGGAAGTAACTGGGAAAGCGTCATCAATACTAACTGCGGAAAGGACTGCTCTTAATTTTCTTCAGAGAATGAGTGGTGTTGCAACTATGACAAATAAATTCGTTGAGGAAATAAGTCACACCAAAGCAAAGATTCTCGACACTCGGAAAACAGTTCCCGGACTCAGATTACTTGACAAAGATGCTGTTCGTTTAGGTGGCGGGAAAAATCATCGCATCGGATTATTCGATATGTTTCTTATTAAAGATAATCACATAGAGATTGCCGGTTCTATTACTAAAGCTATCGATGCTTGTAGAAAATTTCATAAAAATAAAAATTCAGATCTCAAAATTGAAGTCGAAGCAAAAAATCTTGATGAAGTAAAAGAAGCTTTAGCTTGTAATGCTGATATTATTATGCTTGATAACTTCACCATCGATCTTACAAAAAAGGCTGTTGAAATTATTGGAGGTAAATGTTTGGTGGAAGCGTCTGGTAATATCAATTTAGAAAATGTAAAAGAAGTTGCTGAAACCGGGGTTGATTTTATTTCAGTTGGTGCATTGACTCACAGTGTAAAAGCGCTCGACATCTCACTTGAAGTTGAATTGAGGAAGTAA
- a CDS encoding acyl-CoA thioesterase — MLIHKTTLRVRYADTDQMNYAYNGKYFEYFEVGRTEMMREQGLTYRTIEESGYQMPVYEAFLQFKNPAFYDELLEVETRVEKLPTAKVHIDHTVRSVDRNIVIAEGYIELAFIKSDTKRITRAPEFFLNAMKKHFAEG; from the coding sequence ATGCTGATTCATAAAACAACACTGCGGGTTCGTTACGCTGATACTGATCAGATGAATTATGCGTACAACGGAAAATATTTTGAATACTTCGAAGTTGGACGAACCGAAATGATGCGTGAACAGGGATTAACTTATCGAACAATTGAAGAGAGCGGTTATCAGATGCCGGTATATGAAGCATTCTTGCAATTTAAAAATCCTGCTTTTTATGATGAGCTGCTCGAAGTTGAAACGCGGGTTGAAAAACTACCAACAGCAAAAGTTCATATTGATCATACAGTTAGAAGTGTTGATAGGAATATTGTGATTGCTGAAGGATACATCGAGCTTGCGTTCATAAAATCTGACACAAAGAGAATTACACGCGCACCGGAGTTTTTTCTTAACGCAATGAAAAAACATTTTGCCGAGGGATAA
- a CDS encoding acetyl-CoA carboxylase carboxyltransferase subunit alpha encodes MGKTILDFEKPVYELEQKLDEMKKSSDRLGIEKEIARIEVKVAQLKEELYKDLSRWQRVQLARHPDRPYTLDYINLMTTNFVELHGDRHYRDDKAIVGGFAQLDDYKVMIIGHQKGRDTKSNVYRNFGMANPEGYRKALRLMKLAEKFDKPVITMLDTPGAYPGLEAEERGQAEAIARNLFEMSKLRVPMIVCIIGEGASGGALGIGIGDRILMLENCWYSVISPESCSSILWRSWDYKEQAAEALKLTATDLLEQGIIDRIIPEPLGGAHKNHKAAADNLKAALLEELANLVKIKKDKLVQNRIDKFGSMGPYTE; translated from the coding sequence ATGGGCAAAACAATACTTGATTTTGAAAAACCGGTTTATGAGCTCGAGCAAAAGCTCGATGAAATGAAAAAATCTTCCGACAGGCTCGGAATTGAAAAAGAAATTGCGCGCATTGAAGTTAAAGTTGCGCAGCTTAAAGAAGAACTTTATAAAGATCTTTCGCGCTGGCAGAGAGTTCAGCTTGCACGGCATCCTGACAGACCATACACACTTGACTACATCAACTTGATGACAACCAATTTTGTTGAGCTTCATGGCGACAGGCATTATCGTGATGATAAAGCAATTGTTGGCGGATTTGCTCAGCTTGATGATTATAAAGTTATGATCATAGGTCATCAAAAAGGAAGAGACACAAAGTCAAATGTCTACAGAAATTTTGGAATGGCAAATCCTGAAGGTTACAGGAAAGCACTTCGTTTGATGAAACTTGCTGAAAAATTTGATAAACCTGTAATCACAATGCTTGATACTCCCGGTGCTTATCCCGGACTCGAAGCCGAAGAACGTGGACAAGCAGAAGCAATTGCCAGAAACTTGTTTGAAATGAGCAAGCTTCGCGTTCCGATGATTGTTTGTATTATTGGCGAAGGCGCAAGCGGCGGCGCATTAGGTATCGGTATTGGAGATAGAATACTTATGCTTGAAAATTGCTGGTATTCTGTTATCAGTCCTGAATCCTGTTCAAGTATTCTATGGAGAAGCTGGGATTATAAAGAACAAGCTGCGGAAGCTCTTAAACTCACAGCAACCGATCTTCTCGAGCAGGGAATTATTGACAGAATTATTCCCGAACCTTTAGGCGGTGCACATAAAAATCATAAAGCAGCGGCTGATAATCTTAAAGCAGCTTTACTTGAAGAACTTGCTAACCTGGTTAAAATAAAAAAAGACAAGCTTGTTCAGAACAGGATTGACAAGTTTGGGAGTATGGGTCCTTACACTGAATAA